Below is a window of Gemmatimonadota bacterium DNA.
CTGGCGACACCGACCATCTGCTCGCCGATCCACGCCAAAGGCAGGAAGGAGACGAACTCGTCTTCGGGCTCGGCCGGGTCGACTCTCCTCAACTGAGCCGCCATGGCCAGCAAGTTCGCGTGCGAGAGCTCGGCCAGCTTGGGAACGCTGGTAGTGCCCGAGGTCGCCGAGAGCAGCGCCGTGTCGTGCGCGGAGAGCGAGCCCAGGCGGTCCGCGAACTCCCCCGGCCGCTCGCTGCCCCGGCGGGAACCGGCCCTCTCCACCTGCCCGAAGGTCGTGAGAGCGCGGTCGCGGTAGCCGTGCAGGCCTTGCGCGTCGTGGTAGACGATCTTTGTGACGCTCGCGACCCGTTCCTTCGCCTCCAGCATCTTGTCGACCTGCTCCTGGTCCTCGGCGACCACCACCGCAGGCTCCGCGACTCGGAGCATCGCGACCACCTCGTCGACGATGGAGTCCTGATAGAGGCCGACGGGAACCGCGCCGACGGACTGAGCGGCGAGCTCCGCGATCATCCATTCGGGCCGGTTGTCGCCGATGATCGCCACCCGGTCGCCGCGATCCACTCCCAACTCCAGGAGTCCTAGGGCGAATGCGCGGACCCGCGCGCCGTAATCCCCCCAGGCGATCTCCCGCCAGATGCCGAACTCCTTCTCTCTGAGCGCGACCGCATCCGGAGTTTCGGCGGCCCTGCGCGCGAGGAGACCGGGGAGGGTGGAACTCACGCGTCCGCCTTCGCACGCCCCAGATAGGCGTCGATGACGGCCGGTTCGCTCCGCACCTCCCCAGGAGGACCTTCGGCGATCTTGCGTCCGAAATCCATGACGGCCACGCGGTCCGAGATGTCCATGACGACGTCGATGTCGTGGTCGATCACAAGCACGGTCACGTCCCGTTCCTCGTTCACGTCGAGAATGAAGCGGGCCATCGACTCCTTCTCTTCGGCGTTCATCCCCGCCGTGGGTTCGTCGAGCATGAGCAGGACGGGATCCGCGGCGAGCGCCCGGGCGAGCTCCACCAGCCGCTGGCGGCCATGGGCGAGGCTGCCGACCTCTCGGTTGCGCAAGGCCTCGAGCCCCAGAAAATCCAGGATCTCCTCCGCGACCGCCCGATGCGCGATCTCGGCGCGCCGCTGGCTCGGGAGGAAGAGCCCTCCGCTCAAGACGCCCCCCGGCATGTGCGCGTGGCGGCCCAACAGGAGGTTGTCGAGCACAGTCATGTGCTTGAAGAGCTCGATGTTCTGGAACGTGCGGGCCAGCCCGAGTTCGGCCCTGCGATGAGGCGGCAGCCGCTCGAGCCTGTGGCGTTCTCCGTCCCTCCCTCGCAGGGCGACGCTGCCCGCCTGAGGACGGTAGAGGCCGGATATGCAGTTCAGGATGCTAGTCTTTCCGGCGCCGTTGGGGCCGATCAGCGCGAACAGTTCGCCCTTTCGCACCTCCAGGGAGACCCGGTCGAGCGCCCGCACTCCCCCGAAGCCCAAGCTGAGCTCACGGAGCTCGAGAAGCGATTCGGCCACTGCTGGAAGCGGCGCTCCCGGACGCTGAAGTGCGGGTGGACGGTCTCGGGCGAGAAGGCCCGCTCAGCTTATCGGCCTCCTGCGACGCAGTACGAAGAGTCCCTCCTGCATGCTGGTCACGATCACCGTGCCGCTCTCGAAGTACGGATAGACGCTCCAGGCGCCGCCGAACCCCGGTCCTTCGGTAAGGGGCGCCGTGTCGAACTTGCCGACCTCGCGCGGGTTGAGCGGGTCCGAAATGTCGAGCACGTGGAGTCCGTAGCGGTAGTTCGCCTGGTAGACGAAGCCGTCCTTGATGTAGAGATTGTGCGCGCTCGCCGGAAGCGAGCCCATGAACTCCCTGGCCAGAATCGGATCTTCCAGATCGCTCAGATCCCAGATCAGCGTGCGCGTGGTCTCGACAGCGCCCGCTATCACGTCGGATTCGTCGTCCTGGTAGAAGTAGCGGTGGTCCGGCGTGAGCCAGCCCTGGTGTATGTAGGCGGCGTCGGGCGAGGTCGCCCGGGCGATGTGGGTCGGGCTCTCCTTGTCGGTCACGTCGGCGATCTCGAAGCTGCGTCCGTTGGAGTTCAGACATATCTCACGTCCGAGGTAGCGTTCGTCCGGTCCCCGATAAGTGACGCACTGGGAGTCGTGGGTGCCGCTCTCGTCACGGTAGCAACCCACGAACTCGGGAGACCTGGGATCGTTGATGTCGATCATGTGCAGGCCGCCACCACAGGACTCGCGCCCGCCTCCGCTCCCGACCGCGTAGGCGAATCCCGTCTCCTCGTTGATGACGATGTTGTGGGAGCTGGCCACGCCGCGGTAATGGACATCGGGTTCGAAGATCACCGGCATCTCCTCGCGCCGGATGTCGCGCAGACGGGTGAGATCGAGCACCTGCATCCCGTGATCGCCGGCCCCGTCGGCGACGATGAAGGCGTGGTCCTTGTAGGTCTTGATGTCGCGCCAGAGCTGCGAAGGCGGCGTTCCCCTCGGCTTCGGCAGATCCCCGACCAGGATCGGGTTCGTCGGGGCGGTGATGTCGATGAAGGAGGTTCCGTCGTTACGGCCCACCAGCGCGTATTCCCTGCCGGTCACCGGATCGGTCCAGCCCCAGTTGTCGTTGGCGCGGACGCCTCGAGCGCTCCCGTTGCCCTTGAGGATCGAACCGGGAACGTAGGCGAGAAGCTCGACCTCGTCGCAGTCGAAGGGGCCGGCCCGGCCGTCGGTGCAGTGGCGCTCCTCGCCGACCAAGGGTGCGATGAAGTCGGGGGCGCTGACGAGCATGCCCGCGCTCGACCACTCGCCTCGCTCGCCCTCCTCGAACAGGTGGACGGAGCCGGCCCGGTGGTGCATGCCCGGGGCGGTGACGGCCACGACGCCGTCGGCCCCAGCCACCAGGCCGCCGAAGCGGTCTCGCTCGACCGTCTCGTCGGTCGGCAGGCGGACGCGGCGCGGCGTAGGCGGATCCGCCCGAACCAGGGCGTTCTCGAAGACCCATGCGGAGCCGGTCTCTTCGCCTCGCGCGTTCGGGCTGCCCACCCAGATGGCGTCGCCGACAACCGCGACCGATTCCCCGAAGCGGTCTCCGCCCGCTCCCTCCGCGGCCTCCAGCTCGTCGGCCACCAAGGCCCATCCGTCCATCCAGGAGTATACGAAGACGATGCCGCGGTTCTCTTCGTAGCCCGGAGCCCCGACCAGAGCGAACTCGTCCAGAGCCGATATGGAGCTGCCGAAGCCAGCGTTGACCGCCGCCGCGTTCTCGAGCGCGGCCGCCTCGGCCCACTCGCCTTCGGAGAGCGAGAAGTGATAGACTCTTCCGGATCCGGCGGTCTCGGCATCCGCTCCCCACGCGGGGGCGCCGACCAGGAGTCCGTTCGCGGTCAGGGCCATGGCCGCCCCGAAACGGTCGCCCGGGGCGCCGTCCGAGGGCCTGAGCTCGCCTTGGCGGGTCCATTCGCCGTCTTCCAGGCGGTAGACGTGCACGACGCCTGCCGGAGGAGGTTCGTCCGCCTGGTTCCGCCCTCGGCCGCCGGCCGGTCCGGGAGCGCCGACCATCAGCCACCCGGCGTCGGCGGCCAGGGAAATGCCGAAATCGGTTCCGCAGTAGCCGTCGAAGCTGCAAGAGGGCGAGAAGCCGGCCAGGTGGTCGCCGGCGATCTCGGAGTCGTGCCGCCATCCGTCGCCCGAACGGGTGAAGACATGGATGGGTCCGCCGCGCTGGCCGACGAAGAGGTGTTCACCGGAGAGCGAGAGCACGGTCCCGAAACCGTCGGCGACCTCGGAATCGGGCGCGTTGAGCACGGCAGCCTCCTCCCAGCCGTCCGTGACCTTCCGATAGGTGTAGACCGCGCCGGGTCGAAAGGTGGTGGTCGGTTCGGCGACGATCACCTCGTCCGCGGTGACCACTACGGAGTGTCCGAAGGCGCCGGACTGGGCCGACATTGAGATCGGCGCGAGGAGCGCCAAGACCGCGGAGGTGGCGAACAGAGGGGCGAAACGGCGGGCGGGACTCTCTTTCATCAGGTAATCTCGATTGAGGGCGACGGACTTCGGTCGTCGGTGGGCAGGTATTGAATATATCTGCCATACCCGCCTCTCGCGCCATTCCGAAGCGGCTGCCGGCAACCGTCGCGAAACTCGCGCGAGCTCCTAAAGCGGCGTTCGAATGCCGTGGGAGGTTTCGCTTAAGTCTTCAACTGCAAGGCAAGTCGCCGGAGAGTCTCGACCTCGGTCCCGGTCAGAATCCGGTCTCCCTGCCGCGCCTTCGCCAGCAGACGTTCGACCTCCTCCCTGTTTACGGCGTGCAGGGTATCGAGATCGACCTTGGACCAGTACTCGACCTCCGATGCCGTCATCTTGGTGAGGATGTCTTTGGTATCCTTCACGATGGCTTTGTATTGTCGTTGCTTGGCCTGGTACTTGAGGCGCAGCGTTCGCAGGTAGACTCCGGCGCAGAGAGCGCCGCCGAAATGAGCCAGGTGCGCGACGTTCGAGCCGGACTGGGCCGTTATCCCCGCGAACAGGGCTCCGAAGACCAGCACGGAGGCCAGCAACCAGGCAGGCACCGGTACGACCATCCACAGGTAGATGCGCTCGCGAGGCCAAAGCATCGCGAAGCAGATGACAATGCCGTAGATGGCGCCCGACGCACCGATCACCGGCGGCACCGCGCTACCCAGGATCAGCGGTAGAAAATGGAAGACGGCTCCGCCGATCACACCCCAGGCATAGAGCTGGAGGAAGGAACGCGAGCCGAGTCGGTCCTCGAGGCGCGGGCCGAAGAAGAAGAGCCCGATCATGTTGAAGAGAAGGTGCATGAAACCGCCGTGGAGGAACGCGTAGGTCACGAGAGTCCACGGCCGGACGAGGAATTCCGCGCCCGGAACCAGCACGAAGTTGTTGAGGAGCTGCCCCGTGCCCGGCAGGTAACCGAGCATGTAGAGGGCGACATTGATGCCGATCAGTCTCCCGACCCACTTGGTAAGCACTTAGCGGACCGTTCCTTGGGAATCGCCTGCCGAAGGGGCGGGCGCCTCGTTCGGAACGCCGGGTACTTCGCCCGGTCCTTCCCCCGGCGCCTCTCCTCCAACGAAGGGCAGGTCGTCTCTCGTGCCCCAGTCGTGCCATGAACCGTCGTAGAATCTGACCTCCCTACCGAGGCTTCGGGCGGCGAGGTAGCTGTAGCTGGCTCGCCAGCCGACCATGCAGTAGACGACCACGGTGTCGCCGGCGGGCGCGGAAGCCGCCTGGAAAAGAGCCTCGAGCGAATCTTTCGAGTGCATCCAGGGAAGCGGTCGCGATTCGATTAGCTCCTCCCAGTACATCTGATGCGCACCCGGGATGTGGCCGGGGTTGGCCATCCCACCCATGCCGCCGTCATTACCCGTGTACTCGTCGTCCGGGCGGGCGTCCACCAAGGCCAGCCCCTCGTTCCCGAGTCTCTCGGCTATCCAGTCGGCCGACACCATGATGTCGCTCCGCGGCGCCAGGCTCACTTCGCCCCGAGGGGTCGAGCCCGACTCCACGCCGCTCGTCAGCACCGGGTGGCCCAGTTCCTGCCAGCCTCCCAGCCCACCGTCGAGCACCGAGACGGCACCGTCATAGCCCATCGCTTCCAGGGTCAGGAAAGCTCGGGAAGCGAAGAGCGGGTTGTGGGAATATAGGACCAGGTGGTCTCCGTCGTTCACGCCGGCGAGTTCGAGAACCCCCTCGACCGCGTGAGCCGGACGCATCTCGGTGCCCCATCCCTGCTCGCCGTCCCAGACGAGGGAATCGAGGTCGAGCAGGCGAGCGCCCGCGATGTGGAGAGAATCGAAGCGGTCTCCGCCGAAGTCGGCATGCAAGACGCGCACGCCTCCCGCGCCGCGCTCGAGAAGCCAATCCGGCGAAACGATCGGCTCGGTCACCCGAACCTCCGTTCGGGGTTCCGCGCAAGCGACCGAAAGCGCCGAAGCGAACGCGAGCGGCAACTTCGTCACGACCCTGCGTAGGGTATTGGTGTAGACCATGCCTATTGCAAATTGGAGGCTTAATTCGTATCGAAGGAGTAACCCCTAACGCCCTGTTCGTTCTCACTTTCCCATGACACCAATCAACCCGCTGCTCGAGAGCTCATGGCCGGTTCCCTTCACGTCGATCGCCACTGAACACGTGGTACCCGGAATCCGCCGGGCGATCACCGAAGCGGAAGCCGAAGTCGAACGGATATCGGCGTCCACCGAAGGGCCGACCTGGGAGAACACCTTCCTCGCTCTGGAAGACGCGATCTGGCGGCTCAACAGACGTCTGGCTCCGGTCACCCATCTGGTCGCGGTAGCCGAGAGCCCCGGGCTTCGGGAAGCCTACAACACCGTGCTTCCCGAGATCACGGCCTTCCATACCGACCTCTTCCTCCGGGAGGATCTCTGGGAGAGGGTGCACGTCTTCTCCACCGCCGGAGCGCCGCTCTTCGACCAGGTCGGGAACCGTCACCTGGATCGCACCGTCAGGGCCTTCAAGAGAGCAGGCGCTCAGTTAAGCCTCGAAAACAAGGCGAAACTCCGCGAGGTGCGCGTAGAGCTGTCCGGGCTGGAGCAGAAGTTCGCCGAGAACGTGCTCGACGCCACGGCCGCCTACGAACTGGTGGTTGAAGACGAAAGCCGTCTGGAAGGCATTCCGGCCGATGCTCTGCGCAGGGCCCGGATCCGGGCCGGCGATAGGGCCGGCTGGGCGTTCGGACTGGATCAGCCCGCCGTGGAAGCCGTGCTCAAGTACGCCCGCGACCGCGAGCTCCGCCGCGAAATCTTCATGGCCTACTCCACGCGCTGTCGGGAAGGGGAAAACTCGAACGTCGCCCTTCTCGCCCGCATCCTCAACCTACGGGAAACCCTCGCCCATCTGCTGGGCTACGCGGACTTCGCGGACTACCAGCTCGAGGAACGCATGCTCACCTCCGGGAAGGAGGCCCTGAAGTTCGAAGACGAACTTTTCGAGCGCTCTCTCCCGTACTACGAGCGCGATCTGGCGCAACTTCGCGAGCGAGCGGCCCGGGAGGGCTTCGAAAGCCTCGAGCCTTGGGACACCGCCTTCGTCATCGAGCTGCTTCGTCGCGAGGAATACGATCTCGACGCCGAGCTCCTCAGGCCCTATTTCCCTCTGCCGCGCGTTCTGGAGGGGCTCTTCGCTATCGCGCGCCGGGTCTTCGGCTTCGTCGTCGAGCGCGTGGACAACGACGACGTATGGTATCCGGATGTCGAGTACTACGAGGTGCGGGATATTCGAGGAACGTTGCTGGGCGCATTCTACGCGGACTGGTTCCCACGTCCTGAGAAGCGTCAAGGCGCCTGGATGTGCGATCTGGTCACGGGCGAGCGGCTCCCGGACGGGGGCTTCGCACCGCATCTGGCAGCGGTCTGCGCCAATTTCGCTCCCCCTGACGGCGATGCGCCTGCACTCCTGCGCCACCGCGACGTGTGCACGGTCTACCACGAGTTCGGCCACCTTCTCCACCACATCGCCTCCCAGGTCGAGATCCGTTCCCGCGCCGGCATCAACGTGGCCTGGGACTGGGTCGAGCTCCCGAGCCAGCTCATGGAGAACTGGGCATGGGAAATCGAGGCGGCGGGTGTGATCTCAAGCCACCACGAGAACGGCGAACCGATCCCCGACGAGCTCTTCGGACGCCTCGAGCGCACGCGCACCTTTATGGGCGGTTGGGCGATGATGCGTCAGCTCGCCTTCGGCTGGATAGATCTCAAGCTGCACACGTCCATCGCCAGGGGACTGCGCACGATCGAATCCGGACTTGCCTCGGCCAGGACCGCCGGCGACGGCGACGCCATGTCCGACGCCTTGGACCCCGAGGGACTGACCCGCCTCGCCGGCGCGTCGCTGATGGCGGAGGTCGAAGGCCGTCTCCAGAGGTTCATGCCGGAGAGTTTCGCCGCCTACCATCCGATCGCGTCGTTCCTGCACATCTTTTCCGGCGGCTACGCTGCCGGATATTACAGCTACATGTGGTCTGCGGTACTCGACGCCGATGTCTTCTCCCGCTTCAGAACCAACGGCATTTTCAACTCCGAGGTCGGGAGCGACTATGTTGACAGCATTCTGAGCCGCGGAGACTCGGCTCGCCCCAGCCTGCTCTTCAGGGCCTTCATGAACAGGGGGCCCGACACCTCGGCCCTGCTCGAACGAGAGCTGGGCAGCCTCACCGACTCACCCCACCCCGCGAAGACATGAAAGCCAGAGTCAACCTCCTCGCCCTCCTCTCCCTCACCCTCGCGGCGGCGGCCTGCGACTCCTCGAGGCTGACTTGGGGAGACGGCAACAGCATCATAGTCACCATGCGCCCCGATCTCTGGACGGAGGTGCAAGACGACGTGTACTCGAACCTCGAGACCACGACCTACACGGTGCGGGACGAGAAGAATTTCACCGTGACCTACGCCGACCCGAGCGACGAGGACTGGCGCAATCTGAGGCGTTTCAGAGTGATGCTCGTGGTGGGCAGGGCCGACGACTGGTTCATGCAGGACGTGCTCGGCAAGCTGAAGGATCCGGAGCCCGGCGTCCACGAGGTCGAAAGGGTCTGGTCTCAGGATCAGAGTGTGACCGTCGTGCTTCTGCCGGAGGAAGGCGAGGCCGACTTTCTGCGCGACCGTCTGCCTGCTCTCCATGATCGGTTCGACGAGGGCTTCAGGGTCTACACCTTTCGGCGCATGTTCCAGACCGGCCCCGATACCGCTCTCGCGGGCACTCTCCGGCGCAACTTCGGTTTCGAACTCACGGTGCCCAACGTCTACGACTGGGAAGACCGCGACTCGGTCTTCATTTTCAGGAACGACAATCCCGACCCGTCCGAACTGATCCGCCAGGTGGCGGTCACCTGGGCCGCGCCCCTGCCGGAAGGGCTTCAGGGAGAGGACCTGGTGGAATGGCGCACCCGACTTTCGGAGAGCCACTACACCAACGCCCAGGTCACCGACGTCCGACAAGTCACAGGCAGACCTTTCGAACATCGCGGCCGGCCGGCGTACGAGGTCAGCGGACGCTGGAGCAACCCACCGGAACTCGGTTGGCCTGCCGGCGGCACGTACATCGCCAGAGGAATTCCCTGTCCGGAACAGGATCGCATGTATCTTCTCGACGCCTGGCTCTACGCCCCCGGAAGGGAGCACTACGAGTACGTGATCCAACTGAACTACGTCCTCGACACCTTCCGCTGCGGCGCCAATCTGGCTTCCACCCCTTGAGCTTCGTCCATCTCCACACCCACTCGGAGTTTTCGCTGCTCGACGGAGCCAACCGTCTCCGAGATCTCACAAGGAGGGCGGCGGAATTCGAGATGCCGGCTCTCGCTCTTACGGACCATGGCTCGATGTTCGGCGCGTGGCACTTTCACAGGGAGGCCGGACGCCACGGCATCAAGCCCATCATCGGCATGGAGGCGTACGTCGCGCCCGGCGAACGGGGGGACCGTTCTCCGAACCAGGGCCCGCACGGACCCTACTACCACCTCGTGCTCCTTGCCCGCGACCGGGCGGGATACCGCAACCTCGTCAAGCTCTCGTCCCTCGGCTACCTGGAGGGCCACTATCACCGTCCCCGCGTCGACCGAGAGGCGCTGACCGCCCACTCGGAAGGGCTCATAGTCTCGTCGGCGTGCCTCGCCGGAGAGGTGGCGCGCCACCTGCGCGACGGCGACTACGCCGGCGCCCGCGCCGCGGCGGAGTGGTACGCCGAGGTCTTCGACGGCCGCTATTACCTGGAGGTTCAGGCCCACGACGCCGGATCGGATCGGACGGAACAAGCCGAGGTGGCCGCTGCCGACCGGGAGGCCGAGGGCTCGCAGGAACGGATGCGGCTGGCAGAGTCCCAGTCATCCGAGCCTTTGCACGAGGCCACATCCGGCACGTCGGGCACCAGCAGCGACGGACGTTTCGGCCAAGCCGAACTGAACGCCGGCATATTCCGACTCTCGGACGATCTCGGACTTCCGGTGATTGCGACCAACGACGCGCACTTCCTGCGCCCTGAGGATCACGAAGCCCACGACGTGCTGCTCTGCATAGGGTTGGGCAAGGATTACGAAGATCCCAGACGCATGCGCTACGACTCGCAGCTCTACTTCAAATCCGCGGACGAGATGGCCGCGCGCTTTCCGGGACGCACCGACGTCATCGAGAACACGCTGAAGATAGCCGACGAGGTCGAACTCGACTTCGAGAGCACCTACCACCTGCCCGCTTTCCCTCTGCCCGAGAGCCACGGGAGCGAAGAGGAGTACTTGCGCACGCTCGCGGAGCGGGGGGCCCGGAAGCGCTACGGCGACGAGCCCGACCCGGAGGTCCGGGAGAGGCTCGACTACGAGCTCGCCGTCATCCGCAGGACCGGATTCGCCGGCTACTTCCTCATTACGCAGGATTTCGTCGCCTGGGCTCGCGACCACGGCATTCCGGTCGGTCCCGGACGCGGTTCAGCGCCCGGTTCGATAGTGGCGTACTGTCTGGGGATCACCGACGTGGAGCCCCTCTCCTTCGGCCTCCTCTTCGAGCGCTTTCTCAACCCGGAGCGGGTCTCGATGCCGGACATCGACATCGATTTCTGCTATGAGCGCAGGGGAGAAGTGATCGCCTACACCCGCGAGAAATACGGGGCCGAGGCGGTCGGGCAGATCGTCACCTTCGGAACCATGAAGAGCCGGGCCGTCGTGCGGGACGTAGGTCGGGTCCTTGGGTTCGAACCCGCCGAGACCGACCGCATTGCCAAGCTGATTCCCAACCAGCCCGCCCAGGCGCTGACGGTGGCACAGGCGATGGAGCGGATCGGTGAGGTGAAGGAGGCCTACGAGTCGGACGAACGCCACCGCAGGCTCTTCGATTACGCGCAGACGCTCGAGGGGCTTTCGCGCCACGCCTCGGTGCACGCCGCCGGGATCGTCATCGCTCCGGGTCCGCTCGACGACTACGTGCCGGTGAGCCTGCAACACGGCAAAGGCGGTCGCGGGCTGGAAGGCATGGCGGTCACCCAGTACGACATGAAGTGTCTGGAAGACGCCGGGATGCTCAAGATGGACTTCCTGGGTCTCCGGACCCTGACCGTCATCCACGATGCGGCCGAGATGATCCGCGACGCCGACGGGACGATCCGCCACCCCGTCACCGGCGAAGGCTACGCCGACATCTCCGAGATCCCGCTCGACGACGAGTGCGTCTTCGAGATGATCCGCCGCGGCGGCAACGCCGGCATCTTCCAATTCGAGTCGAACCTCGCCGACGACAAGCTGCGCGCCATGCGCTGCGACCGCTTCGAGGACCTGGTGGTGACCAACGCGCTCATCCGTCCAGGTCCCCTGGATTCGGGAATGACGGACGAGTACATCAGGCGCAAGCTCGGCGAGTCCGAGGTCAGCTACGCCCATCCGGCGCTCGAACCGGTGCTGGAGACCACCTTTGGCATCATCGTCTACCAGGAGCAGGTGATGAGGGTGGCCGCGACGCTGGCCGAGTTCAGCATCGCCGAGGCCGACGTGCTCCGGAAGGCGATGGGCAAGAAGGACGACGCGCTCATCAAGGCGCAGTTGGACGAGTTCATCAGGAGGGCGATCGAGTGCGGTATCGAGGTTCGGGTCGCCGAAGATCTCGCCGGGCAGATCAAGACCTTCGGACGCTACGGCTTCAACCGCGCCCATGCCGTGGCCTACTCCATGCTCTCCTATCAGACCGCGTGGCTGAAGGCGCACTATCCGGTCGAGCTGATGGCGGCTCTCCTGACCTCGATCGTGGATTCCACCGACTCCGTGGTCAAGTACATAGGGGTGTGCAAGGAGCTGCCCAGGTACGTGACCAGCGTGGAGAAGCCGGTCAAAGTGCTGCCGCCCAGCGTCAACGAATCCGGCTGGGGTTTCACGGCGACCCCTCAGGGTGAGATCCGCTTCGGTCTCGGCGCGGTGCGCGGCATCGGTCGGAACACGGTCGCTTGCATCGTGGAAGCCCGGAGCGAGAAGCGCTTCGACTCTTTCTTCGACTTTCTCGATCGCATAGATACCGGGACGGTCACTAAGAAGGCTTGCGAGGCGCTCATCGCCGCAGGAGCTTTGGACGATTTCGGGAACCGTCGGCAATTGATGGAAGGGCTGGAGCCGGCCTTTGCCGATGTCCAGGCTCGACGGGCCGACGTGATTCTGGGCCAGGGCTCCCTCTTCGGCGGCGAGACGCTACCCAGCCCGCGTCTGCCTCTGCCCGCGGTGCCCGAGTGGGTAGACACCGAACGCCTCAAGCTCGAAAAGGAGACTCTCGGCTTCTTCATCTCCGGCCACCCCCTCGATCGCTACGCCGACATCATCGAC
It encodes the following:
- the dnaE gene encoding DNA polymerase III subunit alpha, producing MSFVHLHTHSEFSLLDGANRLRDLTRRAAEFEMPALALTDHGSMFGAWHFHREAGRHGIKPIIGMEAYVAPGERGDRSPNQGPHGPYYHLVLLARDRAGYRNLVKLSSLGYLEGHYHRPRVDREALTAHSEGLIVSSACLAGEVARHLRDGDYAGARAAAEWYAEVFDGRYYLEVQAHDAGSDRTEQAEVAAADREAEGSQERMRLAESQSSEPLHEATSGTSGTSSDGRFGQAELNAGIFRLSDDLGLPVIATNDAHFLRPEDHEAHDVLLCIGLGKDYEDPRRMRYDSQLYFKSADEMAARFPGRTDVIENTLKIADEVELDFESTYHLPAFPLPESHGSEEEYLRTLAERGARKRYGDEPDPEVRERLDYELAVIRRTGFAGYFLITQDFVAWARDHGIPVGPGRGSAPGSIVAYCLGITDVEPLSFGLLFERFLNPERVSMPDIDIDFCYERRGEVIAYTREKYGAEAVGQIVTFGTMKSRAVVRDVGRVLGFEPAETDRIAKLIPNQPAQALTVAQAMERIGEVKEAYESDERHRRLFDYAQTLEGLSRHASVHAAGIVIAPGPLDDYVPVSLQHGKGGRGLEGMAVTQYDMKCLEDAGMLKMDFLGLRTLTVIHDAAEMIRDADGTIRHPVTGEGYADISEIPLDDECVFEMIRRGGNAGIFQFESNLADDKLRAMRCDRFEDLVVTNALIRPGPLDSGMTDEYIRRKLGESEVSYAHPALEPVLETTFGIIVYQEQVMRVAATLAEFSIAEADVLRKAMGKKDDALIKAQLDEFIRRAIECGIEVRVAEDLAGQIKTFGRYGFNRAHAVAYSMLSYQTAWLKAHYPVELMAALLTSIVDSTDSVVKYIGVCKELPRYVTSVEKPVKVLPPSVNESGWGFTATPQGEIRFGLGAVRGIGRNTVACIVEARSEKRFDSFFDFLDRIDTGTVTKKACEALIAAGALDDFGNRRQLMEGLEPAFADVQARRADVILGQGSLFGGETLPSPRLPLPAVPEWVDTERLKLEKETLGFFISGHPLDRYADIIDALDPVACDEIENHRGKEVAIPCVVTSVRKQTMRRDNSEWGKITIEDRSGTSTVLAFRDAWTESRDLLGQDVPVVVEGKVSDRERDDEDPPIFLNAVSTLAGAGAGRGLAVCVDIESVRTLTGETFPKLHALATGGSGSVPLYLRVKVGDSGGRALLRSRSFRLTPDSDNLESLRDLFGFGRVTVEAIDPPRAKRSSRSRRSPARSRTQ